The following are encoded in a window of Salinibacter ruber DSM 13855 genomic DNA:
- a CDS encoding HD domain-containing protein, with protein MSSNQRFKLFSDPVHGFISVPKNVIMDLVQTPEVQRLRRIRQLGVGHLVFPGAEHTRFNHALGAMALMQDALANLTEKGTPVRPEEQTAALAVALLHDVGHGAFSHTLEHELIEDFSHEDMSRVLLTDLNERMDGALDLALAMFDDTYDRPFFHQLVSSQLDMDRLDYLRRDSFYTGVAEGEVGVQRLLKTMRVHPLSGGADAEVMIEAKGIYAVENFLISRRLMYWQAYLHKTVLAGDELLRGILRRAQTHLDAGPAPDWLQRGSRALLFFLDHDVHADAIETPEVRDHYLQLDDTDVLFSLKQWMRGPDPVLADLCHRFVNRVFLRVRFLSERPDEAQIDAWRADVADWLVAEGLVPRSEAAAAARHYLTLNVSRHTAYDSDEELIGILGRDGTARELSEMADTTTISDLTGFVEKPYVCFPKPVDLELGAVSEG; from the coding sequence GTGTCGTCCAACCAGCGCTTTAAGCTCTTCTCGGACCCGGTGCACGGGTTCATCTCTGTGCCGAAGAACGTGATCATGGACCTCGTCCAGACGCCGGAGGTCCAGCGGCTGCGCCGGATCCGTCAGCTCGGCGTCGGGCACCTCGTCTTTCCGGGCGCCGAGCACACCCGCTTCAACCATGCACTGGGGGCGATGGCCCTCATGCAGGACGCCCTCGCCAACCTGACCGAGAAGGGCACGCCCGTGCGCCCGGAGGAGCAGACCGCCGCCCTGGCCGTGGCCCTGCTGCACGACGTGGGGCACGGCGCCTTCTCCCACACCCTCGAACACGAGCTCATCGAGGACTTTTCGCACGAGGACATGAGCCGGGTCCTCCTGACCGACCTCAACGAGCGCATGGACGGTGCGCTCGACCTGGCCCTCGCCATGTTCGACGACACGTACGACCGCCCCTTCTTCCACCAGCTGGTCTCGAGCCAGCTCGACATGGATCGGCTCGACTACCTCCGGCGCGACTCCTTCTACACCGGCGTGGCGGAGGGGGAGGTGGGGGTCCAGCGCCTGCTCAAGACCATGCGCGTGCATCCCCTCTCGGGCGGGGCCGACGCGGAGGTCATGATCGAGGCGAAGGGCATCTACGCCGTCGAGAACTTCCTCATCTCCCGCCGGCTCATGTACTGGCAGGCCTACCTCCACAAGACCGTGCTGGCCGGCGACGAGCTGCTCCGGGGCATCCTGCGCCGCGCACAGACCCACCTCGACGCCGGGCCCGCCCCCGACTGGCTACAACGGGGATCGCGCGCACTGCTTTTCTTTCTCGACCACGACGTACACGCCGACGCGATCGAGACCCCCGAGGTCCGCGATCACTACCTGCAGCTCGACGACACCGACGTCCTCTTCAGCCTCAAGCAGTGGATGCGAGGCCCCGACCCGGTGCTGGCCGACCTGTGCCACCGCTTCGTCAATCGCGTCTTCCTCCGCGTCCGCTTTCTCTCTGAGCGTCCAGACGAGGCGCAGATCGACGCCTGGCGCGCCGACGTGGCGGACTGGCTCGTGGCCGAAGGCCTCGTGCCCCGCTCCGAGGCCGCGGCGGCCGCCCGGCACTACCTCACCCTCAACGTGTCGCGCCACACCGCCTACGACAGCGACGAGGAGCTAATCGGCATCCTGGGGCGGGACGGCACCGCCCGCGAGCTCTCCGAGATGGCCGACACCACCACCATCTCGGACCTCACAGGGTTCGTGGAGAAGCCCTACGTGTGCTTCCCGAAGCCGGTCGACCTGGAGCTGGGCGCAGTCTCTGAGGGGTAA
- a CDS encoding RNA polymerase sigma factor has translation MNTFPAFERQVSAHEDQVYRFARSMLNDDATAQDVTQEVLVTLWEHQDELDEEGVIAWLMRVTRNACIDRLRARQRRRKTVRHDPDGVDRAPSPDRTPDRHAEAADLHDHVLDALDRVDDPYRRVVALRELQGLKYKEIAEALDMPLNTVKVYLHRGHKKLRAELDRALDPVPA, from the coding sequence ATGAATACATTTCCCGCCTTCGAACGTCAGGTGTCTGCCCACGAGGACCAGGTCTACCGGTTCGCCCGCTCGATGCTCAACGACGACGCCACCGCCCAGGACGTGACGCAGGAGGTGCTGGTGACGCTCTGGGAGCATCAGGACGAGCTCGACGAGGAGGGGGTCATCGCCTGGCTCATGCGCGTGACCCGAAACGCCTGCATCGACCGGCTTCGGGCCCGGCAGCGGCGGCGCAAGACCGTCCGGCACGACCCCGACGGCGTGGACCGGGCCCCGAGCCCGGACCGGACGCCCGACCGCCACGCCGAGGCGGCCGACCTCCACGACCACGTGCTCGACGCCCTGGACCGGGTCGATGATCCGTACCGGCGGGTGGTGGCCCTCCGTGAACTGCAGGGCCTCAAGTACAAGGAGATTGCCGAGGCCCTCGACATGCCGCTCAATACGGTCAAGGTCTACCTCCACCGGGGCCACAAAAAGCTGCGTGCTGAGCTCGACCGCGCCCTCGATCCGGTGCCCGCCTAG
- a CDS encoding tryptophanase: MDTIIEPFRIKSVEPIQLTSRAERERMIRDAHYNLFNLHADDVIIDLLTDSGTSAMSAAQWAGLMQGDESYAGSPSYFRFEEAVKDLMPFEHVIPTHQGRAAERILMGIVAGPDAKIPSNTHFDTTRANIEATGAEAVDLVIDAGHVPDAEHPFKGNINLDRLEALLDAEGDRVPIVMLTVTNNTGGGQPVSLANIRGAKALCDTYDVPLVLDACRFAENAYFIKQREDGYGDRSVKEIVREMFSHADGMTMSAKKDALVNIGGWLALDDDAWARKARNQLILTEGFPTYGGLAGRDLEAIAVGLQEIVDEDYLEYRMASTRYLGEALTELGVPIVKPVGGHAVYIDAKSLLPHIPPLDYPAQSLAVALYVTGGIRGVEIGSVMFGRQPDGSEEPADQELLRLAIPRRVYTQSHVDYVIECFEALVGRKGALCGYEITEEPPQLRHFTAHLRPKAPEAVHHETDGPVEASS; this comes from the coding sequence ATGGACACAATCATCGAGCCGTTCCGCATCAAGTCGGTCGAGCCCATTCAGCTCACCTCTCGGGCCGAGCGGGAGCGAATGATTCGGGACGCGCACTACAACCTCTTCAACCTGCACGCCGACGACGTCATTATCGACCTGCTGACCGACTCGGGCACCTCCGCGATGAGTGCGGCGCAGTGGGCCGGCCTGATGCAGGGCGACGAGAGCTACGCGGGGTCGCCCTCCTACTTCCGGTTCGAGGAGGCGGTGAAGGACCTGATGCCGTTCGAACACGTGATCCCGACCCACCAAGGTCGGGCCGCCGAGCGCATTCTGATGGGCATCGTGGCGGGCCCCGACGCCAAAATTCCCAGCAATACGCACTTCGACACCACCCGCGCCAACATCGAGGCCACGGGCGCCGAGGCGGTCGACCTCGTCATCGACGCGGGGCACGTCCCGGACGCGGAGCACCCGTTCAAGGGCAACATCAATCTCGACCGGCTGGAGGCGCTGCTGGACGCGGAAGGAGACCGGGTGCCCATCGTCATGCTCACGGTCACCAACAACACCGGCGGCGGCCAGCCGGTCTCGCTCGCCAACATCCGCGGCGCGAAGGCCCTGTGCGACACGTACGATGTGCCGCTCGTCCTCGACGCCTGTCGCTTCGCGGAAAACGCCTACTTCATCAAACAGCGCGAGGACGGGTACGGCGACCGTTCGGTCAAGGAGATCGTCCGGGAGATGTTTTCGCACGCGGACGGCATGACGATGAGCGCCAAGAAGGACGCGCTGGTCAACATTGGCGGCTGGCTGGCCCTCGATGACGACGCGTGGGCCCGAAAGGCCCGCAATCAACTAATCCTCACGGAGGGCTTTCCGACCTACGGGGGATTGGCGGGACGCGACCTGGAGGCCATCGCCGTGGGGCTGCAGGAGATCGTCGACGAGGACTACCTGGAGTACCGCATGGCCTCGACCCGCTACCTCGGCGAGGCCCTCACCGAGCTGGGCGTGCCGATCGTGAAGCCGGTCGGCGGGCACGCCGTCTACATCGACGCGAAGTCGCTTCTCCCCCACATCCCGCCGCTGGACTACCCGGCCCAGTCGCTGGCCGTGGCGCTGTACGTGACGGGCGGGATCCGCGGGGTCGAGATCGGATCGGTCATGTTCGGCCGGCAGCCCGACGGCAGCGAAGAGCCGGCGGACCAGGAGCTTTTGCGCCTCGCCATCCCCCGCCGCGTCTACACCCAAAGCCACGTCGACTACGTAATCGAGTGCTTCGAGGCACTGGTGGGGCGCAAAGGCGCCCTCTGCGGCTACGAGATCACCGAAGAGCCCCCTCAGCTCCGGCACTTCACGGCCCACCTCCGCCCGAAGGCGCCCGAAGCGGTCCACCACGAGACGGACGGGCCCGTGGAGGCATCGTCGTAG
- the ansA gene encoding asparaginase, with product MAASSPRILVVYTGGTLGMVESEEGYVPGSGTLEALMEERLSFQSEDLPAYDVHAFDPLLDSANMEPADWLRIAEAIRDRFEAYDGFLVVHGTDTMAFTASALSFMLHPLDKPVLLTGAQLPLDETRSDAQGNLLTSLLLLGTYPDRLGGVHVFFHNRLYRGTRVTKVNADSFAAFDSPNFPAVGTAGIDLDVEWERVPAPHRPPRPPAVTELGAATVSAFRLFPGLGVASLENVLAPPVQGVVLECFGAGNAPAQNDAFLEALREATARGVVIVAVTQPLRGTADLDLYATGQALAEAGVVSGYDMTTEAALAKLYYLFEQDHAPDEVRRLVQNNLRGELTPPEEVPPALGRTRRRLAGYR from the coding sequence ATGGCCGCGTCTTCGCCCCGCATTCTGGTGGTGTACACCGGGGGCACCCTGGGCATGGTGGAAAGCGAGGAGGGATACGTGCCGGGGTCCGGCACCCTCGAAGCCCTCATGGAGGAGCGCCTCTCGTTTCAGTCGGAAGACCTCCCGGCCTACGACGTGCACGCGTTCGACCCGCTGCTCGACAGCGCAAACATGGAGCCGGCCGACTGGCTCCGCATCGCGGAGGCCATTCGGGATCGCTTTGAGGCCTACGACGGTTTTCTGGTCGTCCACGGCACGGACACGATGGCGTTCACCGCCTCGGCGCTGTCGTTCATGCTGCACCCGCTCGACAAACCGGTGCTCCTCACGGGCGCGCAACTGCCCCTTGACGAGACACGCAGCGACGCGCAGGGCAACCTGCTCACGTCCCTTTTGCTCCTGGGCACCTATCCCGACCGGCTGGGCGGGGTGCACGTGTTCTTCCACAACCGCCTCTACCGGGGCACCCGCGTGACGAAGGTGAACGCGGACTCGTTTGCGGCCTTCGACTCCCCGAACTTCCCGGCCGTGGGCACGGCGGGCATCGACCTGGACGTGGAGTGGGAGCGGGTGCCGGCCCCGCACCGGCCGCCCCGTCCCCCCGCCGTGACGGAACTCGGGGCGGCGACCGTCTCGGCGTTTCGGCTCTTTCCGGGCCTCGGGGTGGCCTCCCTGGAAAACGTGCTGGCCCCGCCGGTGCAGGGCGTTGTGCTGGAGTGCTTTGGGGCGGGCAATGCGCCGGCCCAGAACGACGCGTTTCTGGAAGCCTTGCGCGAGGCGACGGCGCGGGGCGTCGTCATCGTGGCGGTGACGCAGCCGCTCCGGGGCACGGCGGACCTCGACCTCTACGCCACCGGCCAGGCCCTGGCGGAGGCGGGCGTGGTGAGCGGCTACGACATGACGACGGAGGCGGCGCTGGCCAAGCTGTATTACCTCTTCGAGCAGGACCACGCGCCCGACGAGGTGCGCCGCCTCGTGCAGAACAACCTCCGGGGGGAGTTGACGCCGCCGGAGGAGGTGCCGCCCGCCCTCGGCCGCACGCGGCGCCGCCTGGCGGGGTACCGGTAG
- the hpt gene encoding hypoxanthine phosphoribosyltransferase, giving the protein MASNMPATRDLLETPVQPTDAAVTVQGERFRRYLSAERIKKRVAEMGKTIARDYATTTPILVSVLNGAFMYTADLMRAIDTDCEIDFIKLSSYGDEKVSSGEVRELKSVDAELEGRDVLVVEDIVDTGLSMEFMKRRLAEYNPASLRVSTLLHKPTATEPDLTLDYVGFRIPDLFVIGYGLDYGQLARNLSDIYILDEG; this is encoded by the coding sequence ATGGCCTCAAACATGCCCGCTACGCGCGACCTCTTGGAGACCCCCGTCCAGCCCACCGACGCCGCCGTGACCGTACAGGGAGAACGCTTCCGCCGATACCTGTCGGCCGAGCGGATTAAAAAGCGGGTTGCGGAGATGGGAAAAACCATCGCCCGCGACTACGCCACCACCACCCCCATCCTCGTGAGCGTCCTGAACGGAGCGTTCATGTACACCGCGGACCTGATGCGGGCCATCGACACCGACTGCGAGATCGACTTCATCAAGCTCTCCTCGTACGGGGACGAGAAGGTGTCGAGCGGGGAGGTGCGGGAGCTCAAAAGCGTCGACGCGGAGCTGGAGGGCCGCGACGTGCTCGTGGTGGAGGACATCGTGGACACGGGGCTGTCGATGGAGTTCATGAAGCGCCGCCTCGCGGAGTACAACCCGGCCTCCCTTCGCGTGTCGACCCTGCTCCACAAGCCCACGGCGACGGAGCCGGACCTTACGCTCGACTACGTCGGCTTCCGCATTCCGGACCTCTTCGTCATCGGCTACGGGCTCGACTACGGCCAACTCGCGCGCAACCTGTCCGACATTTACATTCTCGACGAGGGGTGA
- the tilS gene encoding tRNA lysidine(34) synthetase TilS has product MPHPLVDTVAAFSDRHALLDEGPVLVAASGGVDSMTCLSVLRRLDVDVHALHVNYGLRAGADGDEALVRRWCHEQSPAVPLSVVALDAEARAASEDESLQAAARRLRYDALAAAAAEIGAPVVATGHHRDDQAETLLLNLVRGSGPEGVAGMRPARPLEADPSVSLVRPLLDARRDAIEAYAESMGLPWRTDPTNQRHDYDRGVIRTEILPRLEAHFEGATDALARSADLMQEYVDQALRPALKRRMGRAYTDHEAGGALSVEALREAPPVWRRRLLLEALRRALPTAPYSRAVAEELEALVEAQVGRRMEVGTGTVWRERGRLRFVPDAATPDPLSPTPIDWGTPVAIPQGRLRVELCDGRPASLASGPPHLAYADADRLWTALTVRPWAEGDRFRPLGLDGTKLVSDVLTEARVPPHRRTHVSVLCRDDRIAWVVGHRLDHRVRVRPDTDRVARLVLRPREKPSDN; this is encoded by the coding sequence ATGCCCCACCCGCTCGTCGACACGGTCGCGGCGTTCAGTGATCGGCACGCCCTGCTGGACGAAGGCCCGGTGCTGGTGGCGGCAAGCGGCGGCGTGGACTCGATGACGTGCCTCTCCGTCCTGCGCCGATTGGATGTCGACGTGCACGCGTTACACGTCAACTACGGGCTGCGGGCGGGGGCCGACGGGGACGAGGCCCTGGTGCGCCGGTGGTGCCACGAGCAGTCGCCGGCGGTGCCGCTCTCCGTGGTGGCCCTCGACGCGGAGGCCCGCGCCGCGTCCGAGGACGAGTCGCTCCAGGCGGCCGCGCGCCGACTGCGCTACGACGCCCTGGCGGCGGCCGCCGCGGAGATCGGGGCGCCCGTCGTGGCGACCGGCCACCACCGCGACGACCAGGCCGAAACGCTCCTCCTCAATCTCGTCCGCGGCAGCGGGCCGGAGGGGGTGGCCGGGATGCGGCCGGCCCGTCCCCTGGAGGCCGACCCGTCCGTTTCTCTCGTTCGGCCCCTGCTGGACGCCCGACGGGACGCGATCGAAGCCTACGCCGAGTCGATGGGGCTCCCGTGGCGGACCGATCCGACCAACCAGCGCCACGACTACGACCGGGGGGTGATCCGGACCGAGATCCTTCCCCGGCTGGAAGCGCACTTCGAGGGCGCGACCGACGCCCTGGCCCGGTCGGCGGACCTCATGCAGGAGTACGTCGACCAGGCCCTCCGGCCCGCCCTAAAGCGGCGGATGGGCCGGGCGTACACCGATCACGAGGCGGGCGGGGCCCTGTCCGTGGAGGCCCTGCGCGAGGCCCCGCCCGTCTGGCGCCGTCGCCTCCTCTTGGAGGCGCTGCGTCGCGCGCTGCCCACAGCCCCTTACTCCCGGGCGGTGGCCGAGGAGCTGGAGGCCCTCGTCGAGGCGCAGGTGGGCCGGCGCATGGAGGTGGGGACGGGCACCGTCTGGCGGGAGCGCGGGCGGCTGCGCTTCGTCCCCGACGCCGCCACGCCGGATCCGCTCTCGCCCACGCCCATCGACTGGGGGACGCCCGTGGCGATTCCGCAGGGCCGCCTCCGGGTGGAGCTGTGTGACGGGCGGCCCGCGTCGCTGGCCTCCGGCCCGCCGCACCTTGCCTACGCGGATGCGGACCGGCTGTGGACGGCGCTCACGGTGCGTCCCTGGGCGGAGGGCGACCGCTTCCGGCCGCTGGGGCTGGACGGCACGAAACTTGTGAGTGACGTGCTTACCGAGGCCCGCGTGCCGCCCCACCGACGAACGCACGTCTCCGTGCTGTGCCGGGACGACCGCATTGCCTGGGTGGTGGGGCACCGGCTCGATCATCGGGTCCGCGTGCGTCCCGACACCGACCGCGTAGCCCGGCTCGTCCTACGACCACGTGAAAAACCCTCGGACAATTGA
- the mutL gene encoding DNA mismatch repair endonuclease MutL, which produces MADESSPSGGLIEVMSDRLANQIAAGEVVQRPASVAKELIENALDAGASSIEVLLKDAGSTLVQVIDDGCGMGPGDAERCFERHATSKLRSVDDLERIRTLGFRGEALASIAAVAQVTLKTKRVEDDAGTLVRVEGGEQVEKRPCAIPNGTSVAVRNLFFNVPARRNFLKTPATELKHLTQTVQSLALANPDTAVRLEHDGHEHYDLPAAPDSDWHAATRARILGLFGGDHEDELVAVEDESSDLRLRGFVGAPSFHRKTRGEQFLFVNGRAVTDRYLSHAVKKAYGELVPDGAFPFFALFLAMNPERVDVNVHPQKEEVKFDDQSGIYGFLRSAVRRALGRVHVSPQMDDGDDEADNEEDSPGPESDGTGSGGHAVSGDGTSSPRPTPTSFQPQRSSGDATDSSGRSSSGPSPQSPKPRPENPSVSPGDQSDALYRRPDGGDESSPGDAPASPPHREGGSSSTSAADEAERSGRRPVWGLHDTYVVTPTETGMMLVDQRAAHLRVLYERARAHLRDQQGASQRLLFPHTVDLSPAEVELLDELRDDLDALGFELERLSGRTVSVRGVPADVPDGNEDTILEELLEQYRSAQDAVEDERREHLAKTMAQRSAVDRGQPLSEEERRALLDDLFDCEMPYADPTGTPTIVKLSMEELADRFGR; this is translated from the coding sequence GTGGCCGACGAGTCCTCCCCGTCCGGGGGCCTCATTGAGGTGATGTCCGACCGCCTCGCCAACCAGATTGCGGCGGGCGAGGTGGTGCAGCGGCCCGCCTCGGTGGCGAAGGAGCTGATCGAAAACGCCCTCGACGCGGGGGCGTCGTCGATCGAGGTGCTCCTGAAAGACGCGGGCAGCACCCTCGTGCAGGTCATCGACGACGGGTGTGGCATGGGGCCGGGGGACGCGGAGCGCTGCTTCGAGCGACACGCCACCAGTAAGCTCCGCTCGGTAGACGACCTGGAGCGCATCCGGACGCTCGGCTTTCGGGGGGAGGCCCTTGCGTCGATCGCCGCCGTCGCGCAGGTGACGCTCAAGACGAAGCGGGTGGAGGACGACGCGGGGACCTTAGTTCGGGTGGAGGGGGGAGAGCAGGTGGAGAAACGGCCCTGCGCGATCCCGAACGGGACCTCGGTGGCGGTCCGCAACCTCTTCTTCAACGTGCCGGCCCGGCGCAATTTTCTGAAGACCCCGGCCACCGAGCTGAAGCACCTCACGCAGACCGTTCAGTCGCTGGCCCTCGCCAACCCCGACACGGCAGTCCGGTTGGAGCACGACGGGCACGAGCACTACGACCTGCCCGCGGCGCCGGACAGCGACTGGCACGCCGCCACCCGCGCCCGCATCCTCGGCCTCTTTGGCGGCGACCACGAGGACGAGCTGGTGGCGGTCGAAGACGAATCGAGCGACCTCAGGCTGCGCGGGTTCGTCGGGGCGCCGTCGTTTCACCGGAAGACGCGGGGCGAGCAGTTTCTGTTCGTGAACGGCCGGGCGGTGACGGACCGGTATCTGAGCCACGCGGTCAAGAAGGCATACGGCGAGCTGGTCCCGGACGGGGCGTTTCCGTTCTTTGCGCTCTTCCTGGCGATGAACCCGGAGCGGGTGGACGTCAACGTGCACCCGCAGAAGGAAGAGGTCAAGTTCGACGACCAGAGCGGCATCTACGGATTCCTGCGGAGCGCGGTGCGGCGGGCGCTGGGCCGGGTGCACGTGTCGCCGCAGATGGACGACGGGGACGACGAGGCCGACAACGAAGAAGACAGCCCCGGCCCTGAGTCCGACGGAACGGGGAGCGGGGGACACGCCGTGTCGGGGGACGGGACCTCGTCCCCGCGCCCCACGCCGACTTCCTTTCAGCCGCAACGATCGTCCGGGGACGCGACCGACTCGTCGGGACGCTCGTCGTCCGGGCCGTCGCCCCAGTCTCCGAAGCCCAGGCCCGAAAATCCGTCGGTGTCGCCCGGGGACCAGTCCGATGCCCTCTACCGCCGGCCGGATGGGGGCGACGAGTCCTCACCGGGGGACGCCCCGGCATCGCCCCCCCATCGGGAAGGCGGGTCGTCTTCAACGTCTGCCGCCGACGAAGCGGAGCGGTCGGGCCGGCGTCCGGTGTGGGGGCTACACGACACCTACGTCGTGACGCCGACCGAGACCGGCATGATGCTCGTCGACCAGCGGGCGGCGCACCTCCGCGTGCTCTACGAACGGGCCCGGGCCCACCTCCGCGACCAGCAGGGGGCGTCGCAGCGCCTGCTCTTTCCGCATACCGTCGACCTGTCCCCGGCCGAGGTCGAGCTGCTGGACGAGCTGCGAGACGACCTCGACGCCCTCGGGTTCGAGCTGGAGCGCCTCAGCGGGCGTACCGTCTCGGTGCGGGGGGTGCCCGCCGACGTGCCGGACGGCAACGAGGACACGATCCTGGAGGAGCTCCTGGAGCAATACCGGTCCGCCCAGGACGCGGTCGAGGACGAGCGCCGCGAGCACCTCGCGAAGACGATGGCCCAGCGGAGCGCCGTGGACCGGGGACAGCCGCTGTCGGAAGAAGAGCGCCGGGCCCTCCTCGACGACTTGTTCGACTGCGAAATGCCCTACGCCGACCCCACCGGCACGCCCACGATCGTCAAGCTCTCGATGGAGGAGCTGGCCGACCGCTTCGGGCGCTAG
- a CDS encoding phosphatidate cytidylyltransferase yields MSNNLRRIVTALLAAPVVLGLAYLGGWWFAGLVAGIGVLGQRELYRMAQQGGAWPQQAWGVLVGILLVATFLRPSLWPVGTAVLLLFVVAAPLLVPQEQFLFSFAVTLAGAVYPTGLLGSLIWLRETQSAAVGDGEAFWLVLFVLLVVWATDVAAYYVGKSVGQRPLAPTISPNKTWEGTLGGLGAALVVGVVLKLTVVDLLAWGHVAALIGIGGGVSQLGDLLESKLKRSVAVDDSSQLLPGHGGMLDRFDAMAVAAPLSVLYLHLVAGLV; encoded by the coding sequence GTGAGCAATAACCTTCGCCGGATCGTCACGGCCCTGCTGGCGGCACCGGTCGTGCTGGGACTGGCGTACCTGGGGGGCTGGTGGTTTGCGGGCCTCGTCGCGGGCATCGGGGTGCTGGGCCAGCGGGAACTGTACCGGATGGCCCAGCAGGGCGGCGCGTGGCCGCAACAGGCCTGGGGGGTTCTCGTCGGCATCCTCCTCGTGGCCACGTTCCTGCGGCCGTCCCTCTGGCCCGTCGGAACGGCGGTGCTGCTCCTCTTCGTCGTGGCCGCGCCGCTGCTGGTGCCGCAGGAGCAGTTCCTGTTTAGCTTTGCGGTGACGCTTGCGGGCGCCGTGTACCCGACGGGCCTGCTCGGAAGTTTGATCTGGCTCCGCGAGACCCAGAGTGCGGCCGTCGGCGATGGGGAGGCGTTCTGGCTGGTCCTGTTTGTTCTGCTGGTGGTATGGGCGACGGACGTGGCGGCCTACTACGTCGGCAAGAGCGTCGGCCAGCGTCCGCTCGCCCCCACCATTTCCCCGAACAAAACGTGGGAGGGCACGCTTGGGGGCCTGGGGGCGGCCCTGGTCGTGGGCGTCGTGCTCAAGCTGACCGTCGTGGACCTCCTTGCGTGGGGCCACGTGGCCGCGCTCATCGGGATCGGGGGCGGGGTGAGCCAGCTCGGCGACCTGCTGGAGAGCAAGCTCAAGCGCTCGGTGGCGGTCGATGATTCGAGCCAGCTCCTGCCGGGCCACGGCGGCATGCTGGATCGGTTCGACGCGATGGCCGTGGCGGCCCCGCTCAGCGTGCTCTACCTTCATCTGGTCGCGGGCCTGGTGTAG
- a CDS encoding putative signal transducing protein, translated as MSSHEDWASVFRTSTDYEADLVRDRLDDSGIPAVVLTQRDHAFNLTVGDLASVHVMVPPEQADKAVSLLEEQLTDEELEAAALGADPDAPPANTPDQDSKLDSGHEHMDLGPPEDDPPEDDAEDAADDASA; from the coding sequence ATGAGTTCGCACGAGGACTGGGCGAGTGTTTTTCGGACCAGCACCGACTACGAGGCCGATCTCGTTCGGGATCGGCTCGACGACAGCGGCATCCCCGCCGTCGTGCTGACCCAGCGCGACCACGCCTTCAACCTCACCGTGGGCGACCTCGCGTCGGTGCACGTGATGGTGCCGCCGGAGCAGGCCGACAAGGCGGTGTCGCTGCTGGAGGAGCAGCTCACGGACGAGGAGTTGGAGGCGGCAGCGCTCGGGGCCGACCCCGACGCCCCGCCGGCCAACACCCCCGATCAGGACTCGAAGCTCGACTCCGGCCACGAGCACATGGACCTGGGGCCGCCCGAAGACGACCCGCCCGAAGACGACGCGGAGGACGCTGCCGACGATGCGTCTGCGTAA